The Francisella hispaniensis FSC454 genome includes the window TTTCTTTCAAAACAAAGTAGTTATAAATTGCTTTGATTTATGATTCAATTTATCATTTAGTTAAGTGTTATAAAATATTTTGCTAAATATGTTTTGTTTCTATGACCTTAATCAATTAATTTCTAAATACCTTCCTCATCGAGAAAGGTTAAAGATAGCCCAAGCATTTATATTTGGTGCTGATGCTCACGAAACTCAAGTTAGAAGCTCAGGGGAGCCTTATTTTACCCATCCTGTTGCTGTAGCATGTATACTTGCCGAGCTTAGGATGGATGTTGATACAATAATTGCAGCCTTATTGCATGATGTTGTAGAGGATACTGAGTATACAGCTGACGATATTAGTAATATTTTTGGTGAAAAAGTTGCTCAGCTTGTCGAGGGAGTAACTAAACTTACTCAAATTAGGCATAAAAACCGAGCGGAACAACAAGCAGAAAACTTTCGCAAAATGTTACTATCTGTGACAAAAGATGTTCGTGTAATATTTATTAAGCTAGCTGATAGACTTCATAATATGCGTACATTAGCACCACTAAAACCTGAGAAAAAGCGTCGAATTTCTAAAGAAACTTTAGATGTGTTTGCACCACTTGCTCATCGGCTAGGTATCAATACTCTTAAAGAACAGTTGGAGACTCTTGCGTTTGAGGGTATGTATCCTTATCGCTACCATATTTTAGAAGAAAAAGTAAAAAAAGTTGAAAAAAATAAAGAAAAAGTTTTTTATGAGGTAAAAGAGGCGTTAGCAGAAAAGCTTAATGATTTAGTCTCATTAGAAGATATCAAAGCACGCAAGAAAACTTTGTATAGTATATACAATAAGATGCGCAAAAAAGGTGTATCTTTTGATGAAATAATGGACATGTACGCCTATAAAATTATTGTTCCTAATAGAATAGATTGTTATGTTGTCCTAGGTAGAGTTCATGAATTATATAAACCGATACCACAAAAGTTTAAAGATTATATTGCCACTCCAAAAGCAAATGGTTATCGGTCATTGCATACAGTTGTCTTAGGACCATATAATATCCCTTTAGAGATTCAAATAAAAACAGAACAAATGGATCGTCAAGCTGAATATGGTATTGCAGCGCATTGGAGTTATAAAATTGGTGAGAAAACTGACAAAGCACTACAAAGATGGCTTAAGAAGATTTCTGATATTAATGTATATACTGCAAGCTCAGTAGAGTTTTTAGAGAATGTCAAAACAGATATTTTTAATAATGATGTATTTGTATTTACTCCTCAAGGAGAGATTGTCGAGTTACCTATGAATTCAACTTGTATAGATTTTGCTTACTATATACATACTGATATTGGCAATAAGTGTATCTCAGCTAAAGTAAACCGTAAAGCTGTGCCACTTAATTATAGGTTAAAGCAAGGTGATAATGTTGAAATTATAACATCAGCAATTGCCGATCCTAATCCAGCATGGTTGAAATTTGTTGAGACTAATAGAGCTAAATCAGCTATCAAGGACTTTTTGAAACAGCAATATCGTAATATTGATTATATTCGTGGTAAGGATATAGTTGAAGGAGAGCTTAGACTTTTAGGTGTTGAATTAAGAGATGTTCCAAGTGAAATCATTGATGGAGCATTATTTAATTATGAAGGGATAGATACAATAAATCGCTTCTATTTAGATACTGGATTAGGACTTATTGATCCAAATAACTTTATTGATTTTGTTGTTAAGCATTTTGAGGATATGCGTAATGCTTATAAAAAATCATCGTTATCAAAATTACAAATTAGATATGGGGATGATCCACGTATTGCTGATTGTTGCTTACCTCTGCCAAATGATGAGATAGTTGGTATTGTTAACGAGCATGGCAAAGTTGAGGTTCATCGAAAAAGCTGTAATGAGCTATATATGAAAATTAAGGATAATCAAACTAAAGAGATACAGGCAGATTGGTTTACAAATAGTGATGATGATCCTAGCTTTAAAGCTAGACTTGCAGTTACACTCAAAAATATTCCAGGTTCGATAGCTAAAATCACAGCAACTTTGGCACGAGAAGGTGTTGATATTAGAAGTTTTGATATGATGTCTATAGATAATAAACAAGCTAAACTTGCTTGTGTAGTTGTAGTTAGAAATAGAAGAGAACTATATTTACTAATTCGTTTAGTGAGAAAATTAGATGTTTGTTTAAATATCGAAAGAATACTTAATAGATAAATGATCCTTAAATATTAGTCCTTGCATTAAAGGCATGTAGTAAAGTTTGTTGATCTAAGTATTCTAGTTCACCACCAAATGGCACGCCAAAACCTATTCGTGAGATTTTTATATCTTTAGCAATCATTTGTGAAATAAAATGAGCTGTCGTTTCACCTTCTACAGTTGGGCTAATTGCAAGAATTACCTCATCAATTTCTCTTTTGGCGATAATTTGTTCTAAAATGTCTAGTTTTAATTCACTCGGACCTATACCATCTAGTGGAGAAATTCTTCCATTTAATACAAAATATTTACCTCTATAGATGCCAGCCTCTTCAATAGCAATCATATCAAGCATACTTTCTATTATACATAGTTTAGTATCATCTCGATTAGTGTTACTACAGATATTGCAAACATCGTCTTCAGTAAGTGCTTGGCAATATGTACATTTTTTGATATTTGCTGTGGCATCCAAAAGCGAGTTGGCAATAGCTATTCCTGTTTCAGGTGATTTGTCTAGTAGATATAGAGCAAGCCTTTGTGATGATTTTTTACCAATAGTTGGTAGCTTACGCAAAGATTCTATTACAGCAGTAATTTTAGGAGAAAAAATTTTACTTGTCATTATTTAAAAGGAAAGTTAATACCGCTAGGTAAGTCGATACCTGCGTCTTTTGCCATTTTATGGATATCTGTAGATGCTGTCGAATTTTCTTCTACTTTTTTTACAGCACTATTAACAGCAGCTGCTATCAAATCTTCTAGTATCTCTTTATCTTCAGTCATAAGCGAACTATCGATACTTACAGATTTAACATCATATTTACCAGTCATTGTTACCGTAACAAGACCTGCACCAGATTCACCAAGTACTTCCATATTTTCACGCTCTTGCTGAGCTTTTTTCATTTGTTCTTGCATTCTTTGTGCTTGCTGCATTAGCTTTGACATATCAAAGTTCATTTCAAATCCTTATCTTTTATTTAAAATTTCTTTTACACAATCTAATATTTGTTCACTTGAGTTTTTTATCAATGTTTTTTTTGCCATTTTTGACATTTGCTCAAGTTTAGATCTATCTTGATTAAGAGGTTTTATTATAGCGAGTAAATTTTCTAAAGTCATCTGGTGTTGTCTTAAACAAAAGCCAGCATTATTATTAACTATATTTTGAGCATTATAAAATTGATGATCATCAACCGCTGATGGTAATGGGATAAATATAGCTGGTAGCCCAGCAATAGCAGATTCTGATACTGTTAGCGCACCAGCTCGACAAATTACCAAATCAGCCCAACTGTATGCTGCGACCATGTCGTCAATAAAAGCAGTAATATTTTTGATATGATCTTGAGGTATATCTTTATAAGCATCTTTAGTCGTTTGGAATGATAGTTTACCAGTTTGATGCCAGACTTTTATATTGATGCCTTGCTCGTTGGCTTTTTGTATTAATTTAGGAATGATTTCATTTATTGCTTTAGCACCTTGGCTACCACCTAAAACTAATATCTTTAATGTTGATGAGTCAGTGTGAATTTTTGTTTTATCATTAAGTGCAACAATATCTTTACGAACTGGATTGCCGACAATTTTTATTTTTGCTAACTGTTTAGCACTAAATTGTTTGAGGAGATTTTCAATCTCAAAACCTAGACATATCGTTGTTGCAAATTTAGCTAATATACGATTTGTTAGACCTATTTTAGCGTTTTGCTCATGGATGATTACTGGGATATTTATTTGAGTAGCTGCTAAACATATTGGTCCAGAAACATAACCACCAAAACCAATCACTAAATCTGCATTAAGCTTTTTTAACAGACTACGCGATTTTATGGTATTGTAAACAAGCTTTAGTGGAAAGGTAATTTTTTTTATAATTCCTTTTCTCCTAACACCTGATGATTTAATATATTGGATATTAAAATAACTAGGAACTATTATAGCTTCCATACTGTTAGGAGTACCAATCCAAGTTACATTAGCCTGATTTTGCCTGAGTAACTCAGCTACAGCTAGTGCGGGATATATATGACCACCTGTTCCGCCAGCTGTTATAATTATGTTTTTGTTTTCTAGACTCATTGTTTACATCATCAACTTTTATTTTACAAATTAATTTTAAAGGATTTTTATGTTATTATCATCTATTAGATAAAATAAAAATAGAGTTTTAATCCAAGAGGAATTATGGCTGAAATAAATCAAAATTACTTATATACAGATTCTAACTTATGGGTTGAGATTAAGGGTAACATTGCAAGAGTTGGTATAGATGATTACTCTCAAGATGAATTTGGTGAAATTGTCTATGTCGATTTACCTAAACCTGACCAAGAGTATGCCAAAGATGACGAGATTTGTGTTATAGAATCTGTAAAGACAGCGTCTGATATTTATACGCCGTTATCTGGGAAAGTTGCAAAAGTAAATCAACAATTATTGGATAATCCAAAACTTATAAACGAGTCTTGTTATGACAAAGGTTGGATATTTGAAATTGAAATAGCTAATCTAGATGAGCTTAATAGCTTAATAAATCCTCAAGACTACCAAAGCTATGTTAGCTAGAGTCTTATTAGCTTATAGCTTAATTTTTTTATCATCATCTAGTTTTGCTACAGAGCAATATCTTAATTATTGTAAGATATATAACCCAAAAAAAGGTATAGAGTATGAAACTCATACCAAGATATCTGTAGATTTTTGTAAGTATTACTTAGAAAAATGTAATAAAGAATACGATAATAAATGTATTGCTAAAATGAATGGCTACCAAGGACTTTATAATACTAATAATGCTTTGGCTGCTATGCATGTATTATATAATGATGATTTTGATAGTTTGAATAACTAGCTAAGTCTCTTTTAATACTATTTCATCGAGATATAGAGTTGGAGCATAAGCTGAATATAATTTCAGCTTATGTTTTATCAAAATAATTATTTGATAGTACAATTGACACTATTTAAATCGCCGCTAACCAAATATGTTATACTCGTTTGATTATTTTTAGGAAGTGGGCATTTTACATAAGCAGAACTATCATTACCACTAGCTTGAAGAGTTTTATTCCAAGCAATAATCGTTACTTGATTGTTTGCTAAGTTAATATCGCCAAGACTACTAGCCCATGCTCTAGCGGTTACAGAATCATTTGGATTAACTTGATAGTAAGGTGTGTTTGACTCTATGTTAACATTAATATCTTGGTTTGCTGGTGTAGGATTATTATTATCATCACTTGTCTCTGAACTTACGACTTTGATGTTCATATCCTTCTGCCAAGCTTCCGCTCCAGCAAGTTCACTTGAGATAATAATTTTATAGTCTCCGGCTTTGATATTATCAATCGCTAAAGCTAGATCATATGTATCCATAGGAGAGATCTGAATGTCTGTTTTTCTATAAACTTGATTACCATTTTGATCTTGTAGAACTACTGTTACATTAGCAGTTGCAGAGCTATGAGACATTATTTTTGCGTTAATATAAAGCTTGCTATCTGAGCTAATATTGTATTGGTCTTTGAAATCCATCAAATGAAGCTCATTTTTTAAGTTTTGGTTAGCTTGATGATAGTAAAAACTAATCTGATCATATGGTTTATCTGCTGTTTGGTAAATATATACAGCATTGCCATTAGGAATAACAGCATTATTACTATCTTTAACACCAGCAATAATCTGGTTATTAAGCTGTTCAGTACTAATTTTATTAATTTTTTCAGTAAGCTCTAAGAACAAATCATTTGTACTTATTGCTTTAGGAACTGTAAGTAATGGATAATCTATCATAGTTCCATCTTTGAATACTTGTAGTGTGATCTTATCACC containing:
- a CDS encoding RelA/SpoT family protein is translated as MFCFYDLNQLISKYLPHRERLKIAQAFIFGADAHETQVRSSGEPYFTHPVAVACILAELRMDVDTIIAALLHDVVEDTEYTADDISNIFGEKVAQLVEGVTKLTQIRHKNRAEQQAENFRKMLLSVTKDVRVIFIKLADRLHNMRTLAPLKPEKKRRISKETLDVFAPLAHRLGINTLKEQLETLAFEGMYPYRYHILEEKVKKVEKNKEKVFYEVKEALAEKLNDLVSLEDIKARKKTLYSIYNKMRKKGVSFDEIMDMYAYKIIVPNRIDCYVVLGRVHELYKPIPQKFKDYIATPKANGYRSLHTVVLGPYNIPLEIQIKTEQMDRQAEYGIAAHWSYKIGEKTDKALQRWLKKISDINVYTASSVEFLENVKTDIFNNDVFVFTPQGEIVELPMNSTCIDFAYYIHTDIGNKCISAKVNRKAVPLNYRLKQGDNVEIITSAIADPNPAWLKFVETNRAKSAIKDFLKQQYRNIDYIRGKDIVEGELRLLGVELRDVPSEIIDGALFNYEGIDTINRFYLDTGLGLIDPNNFIDFVVKHFEDMRNAYKKSSLSKLQIRYGDDPRIADCCLPLPNDEIVGIVNEHGKVEVHRKSCNELYMKIKDNQTKEIQADWFTNSDDDPSFKARLAVTLKNIPGSIAKITATLAREGVDIRSFDMMSIDNKQAKLACVVVVRNRRELYLLIRLVRKLDVCLNIERILNR
- the recR gene encoding recombination mediator RecR — translated: MTSKIFSPKITAVIESLRKLPTIGKKSSQRLALYLLDKSPETGIAIANSLLDATANIKKCTYCQALTEDDVCNICSNTNRDDTKLCIIESMLDMIAIEEAGIYRGKYFVLNGRISPLDGIGPSELKLDILEQIIAKREIDEVILAISPTVEGETTAHFISQMIAKDIKISRIGFGVPFGGELEYLDQQTLLHAFNARTNI
- a CDS encoding YbaB/EbfC family nucleoid-associated protein, with amino-acid sequence MNFDMSKLMQQAQRMQEQMKKAQQERENMEVLGESGAGLVTVTMTGKYDVKSVSIDSSLMTEDKEILEDLIAAAVNSAVKKVEENSTASTDIHKMAKDAGIDLPSGINFPFK
- the murG gene encoding undecaprenyldiphospho-muramoylpentapeptide beta-N-acetylglucosaminyltransferase; this translates as MSLENKNIIITAGGTGGHIYPALAVAELLRQNQANVTWIGTPNSMEAIIVPSYFNIQYIKSSGVRRKGIIKKITFPLKLVYNTIKSRSLLKKLNADLVIGFGGYVSGPICLAATQINIPVIIHEQNAKIGLTNRILAKFATTICLGFEIENLLKQFSAKQLAKIKIVGNPVRKDIVALNDKTKIHTDSSTLKILVLGGSQGAKAINEIIPKLIQKANEQGINIKVWHQTGKLSFQTTKDAYKDIPQDHIKNITAFIDDMVAAYSWADLVICRAGALTVSESAIAGLPAIFIPLPSAVDDHQFYNAQNIVNNNAGFCLRQHQMTLENLLAIIKPLNQDRSKLEQMSKMAKKTLIKNSSEQILDCVKEILNKR
- the gcvH gene encoding glycine cleavage system protein GcvH, yielding MAEINQNYLYTDSNLWVEIKGNIARVGIDDYSQDEFGEIVYVDLPKPDQEYAKDDEICVIESVKTASDIYTPLSGKVAKVNQQLLDNPKLINESCYDKGWIFEIEIANLDELNSLINPQDYQSYVS
- a CDS encoding lytic polysaccharide monooxygenase, giving the protein MKLNKITILTGLALLVSSEAYSHGYVESPASRALLCKEGKNKDCGERAQYEPQSIEQADELFNLGALDNNIGSADVAGFEPLDEQEQSRWAKTVVQPGQPLKIKWQFTANHKSKHFKFYITKPNWDPNKLLTRESFEEKPLNCYDPQPTWVAPNQPPKDGLTFTCTMPNRSGYQIIMAEWDVDDTRMSFYNLLDLDFTTSKPAGTVILPDGSSSNNNGSQPSATSTYDPNKSYPTPGTEVVFDGKVYQNKWYANPGQQPGAEQWGPWAFVRDHQHQNNPSDKFPLEATKFTINPLNIKEGDKITLQVFKDGTMIDYPLLTVPKAISTNDLFLELTEKINKISTEQLNNQIIAGVKDSNNAVIPNGNAVYIYQTADKPYDQISFYYHQANQNLKNELHLMDFKDQYNISSDSKLYINAKIMSHSSATANVTVVLQDQNGNQVYRKTDIQISPMDTYDLALAIDNIKAGDYKIIISSELAGAEAWQKDMNIKVVSSETSDDNNNPTPANQDINVNIESNTPYYQVNPNDSVTARAWASSLGDINLANNQVTIIAWNKTLQASGNDSSAYVKCPLPKNNQTSITYLVSGDLNSVNCTIK